A window of Acidimicrobiales bacterium contains these coding sequences:
- a CDS encoding FAD-binding oxidoreductase: MTAAHGSDRVPGPALLAPSPLEPVGPGRPTAPIALEGAAAASGRVGGTPAAVPDEVLERLRGACSSVSVDHAERAEASRDWWPLAMTWALDGEVGGLAAVVVRPSTDDEVAAVVRICHDAGVPITPAGGRSGVVGGSVPVFGGVLLDLCGLAGIRDVDERSLVVDVAAGTFGDHLEDELRRTHGLTVGHWPQSIALSTVGGWLACRGAGQLSNRYGKAEDMVVGLDVVLADGRRVVTGGNARQAVGPDLTQLFVGSEGTLGVITGARLRLHPAPAAEARAAHGFATFAEGLDACRRILRRGAPPAALRLYDAAEADRSWSTGDRSVLLVLDEGDPVLVAAAMTVVAEECADSEPLDDELVARWYAHRNHVTALEALISRGYVVDTMEVTGRWSSLDAIYDATCTAIAAVPGVVAASAHLSHSYTDGACLYFTFAGRPSAEPTTAEKEEFYRACWDAGTSAVLARGGALSHHHGIGLNRARFMASALGPDALAALDAVKQALDPRGILNPGKLGLHSPFGEPGWPDRRASEVP, encoded by the coding sequence ATGACCGCGGCCCACGGATCGGACCGGGTCCCGGGCCCGGCGCTCCTCGCCCCCTCCCCGCTCGAACCCGTCGGCCCCGGTCGGCCCACCGCGCCGATCGCGCTGGAGGGCGCCGCCGCTGCGTCCGGTCGGGTCGGGGGCACACCGGCGGCGGTGCCCGACGAGGTCCTCGAGCGCCTCCGTGGTGCCTGCTCCTCGGTGAGCGTGGACCACGCCGAGCGGGCCGAGGCCAGCCGGGACTGGTGGCCGCTGGCGATGACCTGGGCCCTCGACGGGGAGGTGGGGGGGCTCGCCGCCGTCGTCGTGCGCCCCTCCACGGACGACGAGGTGGCCGCGGTGGTGCGCATCTGCCACGACGCAGGCGTGCCGATCACCCCCGCCGGGGGCCGCAGCGGCGTGGTGGGGGGTTCGGTGCCCGTGTTCGGCGGGGTGCTGCTCGACCTGTGCGGGCTGGCCGGGATCCGCGACGTCGACGAACGCTCCCTCGTCGTGGACGTGGCCGCCGGGACGTTCGGGGACCACCTGGAGGACGAGCTGCGCCGCACCCACGGCCTCACCGTCGGCCACTGGCCGCAGTCGATCGCCCTGTCCACGGTCGGTGGGTGGCTCGCCTGTCGCGGCGCCGGCCAGCTGTCCAACCGCTACGGCAAGGCCGAGGACATGGTCGTCGGGCTCGACGTGGTGCTCGCCGACGGTCGCCGCGTCGTCACGGGCGGCAACGCCCGGCAGGCCGTCGGGCCGGATCTCACGCAGCTCTTCGTCGGCTCCGAGGGCACCCTCGGGGTGATCACCGGGGCCCGTCTCCGACTGCACCCTGCGCCCGCCGCGGAGGCGAGGGCCGCCCACGGCTTCGCCACCTTCGCCGAGGGGCTCGACGCCTGCCGTCGCATCCTGCGCCGCGGCGCCCCGCCCGCCGCGCTGCGCCTCTACGACGCCGCCGAGGCCGACCGGTCGTGGTCGACCGGCGACCGGTCGGTGCTGCTGGTCCTCGACGAGGGCGACCCGGTGCTCGTGGCCGCGGCGATGACCGTGGTCGCCGAGGAGTGCGCCGACAGCGAGCCGCTCGACGACGAGCTCGTGGCCCGCTGGTACGCCCATCGCAACCACGTGACCGCTCTCGAGGCCCTGATCTCGCGTGGCTACGTGGTCGACACGATGGAGGTCACGGGCCGTTGGTCGTCGCTCGACGCGATCTACGACGCGACGTGCACGGCGATCGCCGCCGTCCCCGGCGTCGTGGCCGCGTCGGCACACCTCTCCCACAGCTACACCGACGGCGCCTGCCTCTACTTCACGTTCGCCGGCCGGCCGTCGGCGGAGCCGACCACCGCGGAGAAAGAGGAGTTCTACCGGGCGTGCTGGGACGCCGGCACCTCGGCCGTCCTCGCACGGGGTGGCGCCCTCAGCCACCACCACGGGATCGGGCTGAACCGAGCCCGGTTCATGGCGTCCGCCCTCGGCCCCGACGCCCTGGCCGCGCTCGACGCCGTGAAGCAGGCCCTCGACCCCCGCGGGATCCTCAACCCCGGCAAGCTGGGACTGCACAGCCCCTTCGGTGAACCGGGCTGGCCCGACCGACGAGCATCGGAGGTCCCGTGA
- a CDS encoding glycerol-3-phosphate dehydrogenase/oxidase: protein MLPGGFDRSDSLRRLAATHFDVVVVGGGITGVGCALDAASRGLRTALVERDDFASGTSSKSSKLVHGGLRYLQQGDVRLVYEALLERQRLRHNAPHLVSTLPFLIPIFGRDGVVDKKLARAMGSAMWMYDLTGGARIGKLHRRVSVDEAMAHFPTLRRERLLPSYLYYDARADDARLCLTVARTAAIDFGAVIANGATVTGLRKDARGVTTGIEVTADGRRLEVTTDAVVNATGVWADDLRALDRPGSSPTIRPAKGIHITVPWHKLRNDIAAVIPVPGDRRSVFVVPWGDFTFVGTTDTDYDGPVDDPQCTADDVAYLLAAVNASTTADLTVDDVVGTWAGLRPLVAAASSGRTADLSRRHKVQRSESGVVTITGGKLTTYREMASDTIDEVLEHVLGAKALERVQRHSRTRRLRLRGAEGHAALVADPEAASPLGADVVRHLADRYGGEARVVLAMAERDPDLAGPLVPGLPYLRAEAVYAARYEMARTVDDVLSRRTRARLLARDDSAAAAPAVADLLGAELGWDEARRAEQAAAYVASVDDERRTPHLPEVALDAALGA, encoded by the coding sequence GTGCTCCCTGGCGGCTTCGACCGGTCCGACTCCCTCCGGCGCCTCGCCGCCACCCACTTCGACGTGGTGGTGGTCGGTGGCGGGATCACCGGGGTCGGCTGCGCCCTCGACGCTGCGTCGCGAGGCCTTCGCACCGCCCTCGTCGAGCGCGACGACTTCGCGTCGGGCACCTCGTCGAAGTCCTCCAAGCTGGTCCACGGCGGGCTGCGCTACCTCCAACAGGGCGACGTGCGCCTGGTCTACGAGGCCCTCCTCGAGCGCCAGCGACTGCGCCACAACGCGCCCCACCTGGTCTCGACCCTCCCGTTCCTGATCCCGATCTTCGGCAGGGACGGCGTGGTCGACAAGAAGCTGGCCCGGGCGATGGGCAGCGCGATGTGGATGTACGACCTCACCGGCGGCGCCCGGATCGGCAAGCTGCACCGGCGGGTGTCGGTCGACGAGGCGATGGCCCACTTCCCGACCCTGCGCCGCGAGCGTCTCCTCCCCTCGTACCTCTACTACGACGCCCGGGCCGACGATGCCCGCCTCTGCCTCACCGTGGCGCGGACCGCGGCGATCGACTTCGGGGCGGTGATCGCCAACGGCGCGACGGTGACGGGCTTGCGCAAGGACGCCCGGGGCGTCACCACCGGCATCGAGGTCACCGCCGACGGGCGCCGGCTCGAGGTGACCACCGACGCGGTCGTGAACGCCACCGGCGTCTGGGCCGACGACCTGCGCGCCCTCGACCGACCCGGCAGCTCACCGACCATCCGCCCCGCCAAGGGCATCCACATCACCGTCCCGTGGCACAAGCTCCGCAACGACATCGCCGCGGTGATCCCCGTTCCCGGCGACCGCCGATCGGTGTTCGTGGTGCCCTGGGGCGACTTCACGTTCGTGGGCACGACCGACACCGACTACGACGGGCCCGTCGACGACCCCCAGTGCACGGCCGACGACGTCGCGTACCTGCTCGCCGCGGTCAACGCCTCGACGACGGCCGACCTCACCGTCGACGACGTGGTGGGCACGTGGGCCGGGCTGCGCCCCCTCGTCGCCGCCGCCTCCTCGGGCCGGACCGCCGACCTCTCCCGTCGCCACAAGGTCCAGCGCAGCGAGAGCGGCGTGGTCACGATCACCGGCGGCAAGCTCACCACCTACCGCGAGATGGCGTCCGACACCATCGACGAGGTGCTCGAGCACGTCCTCGGCGCGAAGGCGCTCGAGCGGGTCCAGCGCCACAGTCGCACCCGCCGGCTCCGGCTACGCGGGGCCGAGGGCCACGCCGCGCTGGTCGCCGACCCCGAGGCGGCGTCGCCCCTCGGGGCCGACGTGGTCCGCCACCTCGCCGATCGCTACGGCGGCGAGGCCCGCGTCGTGCTGGCCATGGCCGAGCGCGACCCCGACCTCGCCGGACCCCTCGTGCCCGGGCTGCCCTACCTCCGCGCCGAGGCCGTGTACGCAGCGCGCTACGAGATGGCCCGCACGGTCGACGACGTGCTGAGCCGGCGCACCCGGGCCCGCCTGCTCGCCCGCGACGACTCCGCGGCGGCCGCCCCGGCCGTGGCCGACCTGCTGGGCGCCGAGCTCGGCTGGGACGAGGCCCGGCGTGCCGAGCAGGCGGCCGCCTACGTGGCCTCCGTCGACGACGAGCGCCGGACGCCCCACCTGCCCGAGGTGGCCCTCGACGCCGCACTCGGCGCCTGA